CAAAATCAACCAAATATTGTGGAATCATGACCGCTTTTCACCTGTTTCAACGAAAGAGTAGCGCATGCTACCGGACTTGTAGCATGCGCTCTAGGGATGTTCTGGCTTTGTCGGCGACTGCAGGCGGTACATAGATCTGCGGCTTCATTGTCTCCAGGCATTTGACCAGCTTCTTCAGATTGTTAACCTTCATATTAGGACACACCAGGAATTTGGTGGCAAAATGAAACTCCTTATCCGGGCTGTCCAGCCGCAGCTGATACCCAGTTCCATCCTCAGTGCCTACAATAAACTGCCGGCGGTCCGATTTCCGGCAATATTCCAGAATTGAGGTAGTGCTGCCAACATAATCCCCCATTGCTACGACTTCCGGGCGGCATTCGGGATGTACAACAAATTCAGCTTCAGGGTATTTGGCTCTCATCTCCATCACATCTTTGACAGTAAGCATGTCATGAGTATTGCAATAGCCCTCCCAGATAATCAGCTTCTTGCCGGTCTGATCCTGCACATATTGACCCAGATTCTTGTCGGGCACCCAGATAATTTCTTCGGCATCAAGCGATTCGATAACCTTCACCGCATTCGCTGAGGTGCAGCAAATATCTGTCTCCGCCTTAATCTCTGCCGAGGAATTGATATAGGTTACTACCTTGGCACCCGGATGCTGCGCCTTCAATTTCCGCAACCCATCCACATTGACCATGTCAGCCATCGGGCAGCCTGCACGTTCGTCAGGAATCAGGACCGTCTTGTTCGGCGCCAGAATCTTGGCACTTTCCCCCATGAAATGAACGCCGCAGAATACGATTACATCTGCCTCTGTCTCCGCCGCCTTCTGGGCCAGCAAAAAAGAGTCTCCCCGGAAATCGGCAACCTCCTGAATTTCATCACGCTGATAATAATGAGCCAGAATAATAGCATTCCGTTCCTTCTTAAGCTGTTCAAGGCGCACACGAAGTTCTCGATTCTGTTCCTGCTTGCGCTCAAGCGCCAGAGCTTCCACGGTCAGTCTCCCCCTTATGTCTTCATGGCTTGCCGCCAGTACATTTCTTATAAATGATAAATTTGATGTTTATTCACTAATGTACACAACGTTCCACCCCCTGTCAATCTAAGCGGACGCTCTGTTTCTGAGAGAAACCGGAGGACAAGTTACCGTGTGAAACCTATACATTCTTATAATTTAAAAGAAAAGCCCGGAGAACCAGTGGTTCTCCGGGCTAGACTACACAATTTGCTTCAATACAGCTTAGACTAGACTTCCGCCGCCCTTATTCCCGTCATCCGGTCCGTTGCCCTCTTCAGGGTCCGGCTTGTTCGGAATATCCTTGGATAGGTCTAACGGGGATTCTTCGTCATTCTTACCTTGAATCCGGACACGTACATCACCGATGGAATCAATAATCGGCTCGCCCGCTTCATTGGTAACGGCGTCTCCTTCTTCCGGCTTGCCATCCTCACTCAGGTAGCCTTGCTCAATCAATTCTGTGATCTGATCAAGTTCCAGCGTCTCCTTCTCAATCAGGGTGTTGGCAATCAGATGCATTTCTTTGGAGTGCTTGGTCAGCAGTTCTCTTGCGCGCTCATAGCTGCTGCGGATAAGGTTCTGCATTTCCTGATCAATTTCATAAGCAATGGAGTCGCTGTAATTCTGTTCATGTCCGATATCACGGCCCAGGAAGACTTGGCCTTGGGTTGCACCGAACTGCAAGGGCCCAAGCTTATCACTCATCCCGTATTCCATAATCATCGCACGCACAATGCGCGTAGCCTGCTGGAAGTCGCTATAAGCGCCTGTGCCGATTTCACCAATGAATAATTCTTCGGCAACACGTCCGCCCAGGAGTCCGGTTACCTTATCAAGCAGCTCCTGCTTGGTAACGATCATCCGGTCTTCCTTAGGAAGCATAATGACATATCCGCCGGCACGGCCGCGCGGGATAATAGTGACCTTGTGAACCACATCAGCATGCTCAAGGAAGTAGCCGGCAATGGTATGGCCTGCTTCGTGATAAGCGACAATCCGTTTCTCGCGGTCACTGATGACGCGGCTGCGCTTCTCGGTACCCACGATGACACGGTCAATCGCTTCATCCACTTCACGCATCGTAATGTCCTTACGGTTACGGCGTGCAGCAAGCAATGCCGCTTCGTTCAGCAGGTTCTCCAGATCCGCACCGGTGAAGCCGGTAGTACGCTTGGCGATGACGTCAAGTCTTACATCCTTGGTCAGCGGTTTATTGCGGGAGTGAACCTTCAGTACAGCTTCACGGCCCTTCACATCTGGACGGTCAACCGTAATTTGACGGTCGAAACGGCCCGGACGGAGCAGCGCCGGGTCAAGTATATCTGCGCGGTTGGTAGCCGCGACAATGATAATGCCTTCGTTGCCGCCAAAGCCGTCCATTTCAACGAGCAACTGGTTAAGGGTCTGTTCCCGTTCGTCATGTCCGCCGCCAAGTCCTGCGCCGCGCTGACGTCCCACTGCATCGATCTCATCGATAAAGATAATACAAGGTGCGTTCTTCTTCGCGTTCTCGAACAAGTCACGTACGCGGGATGCGCCGACACCGACGAACATTTCCACGAAGTCGGAACCGGAGATGCTGAAGAACGGTACGCCTGCTTCCCCTGCAACTGCACGGGCTAGCAAGGTTTTACCTGTTCCCGGAGGACCTACAAGGAGTACCCCTTTCGGAATCCGGGCACCCACCGCTGCGAATTTGCGGGGGTCCTTAAGGAATTCAACAACCTCAACCAGCTCTTGCTTCTCTTCGTCAGCCCCTGCAACATCCTCGAAGCTGATCTTCTTCTTCTCTTCATTATATAACCGGGCTTTGCTCTTGCCGAAGTTCATCACCTTGCCGCCGCCGCCCTGTGCATTATTGAACAGGAAGAAGAACAGGATGAACATGATGACCAGTGGAATCATGGAAGAAAGGAATGTCAGCCAGATGCTGTCACCTTCCATTTTCTTCTGGCTCAGTTCTATGCCGTTCTGATCGCTTGCTGCCACAAGTTCATCAAGGGCCCGGTCTGTAGGAGGAACATAAGTGGAGAAATTCTTCGATTTAGCCTCGGGTGGCAGCTCTTTATATTCGCCAGTTACCAGAAAGGCATTCCCCTCAAACTGAACCGTCATGCTCTTCACATTATTCTTCGAGATCTCCTGCCGCAACTCGTCATATCTAGGGAGATCGGCGGATTCATTTCCATTGCTTACAAACTGGACTATGCCCACCACGACTAAAAATAAAATCAAATAAAAACCAGAATTCCGGATGAACCGATTCATCCCCTACCTCCTCTCGCAACGCTCAAGTTATTGTACCATAGCCTGACCGGACTCCTCAAATTGTCAGGAAATCCAGAAAAGTGATCCGTAGATCTA
The window above is part of the Paenibacillus sp. FSL H8-0048 genome. Proteins encoded here:
- the nadA gene encoding quinolinate synthase NadA, with product MEALALERKQEQNRELRVRLEQLKKERNAIILAHYYQRDEIQEVADFRGDSFLLAQKAAETEADVIVFCGVHFMGESAKILAPNKTVLIPDERAGCPMADMVNVDGLRKLKAQHPGAKVVTYINSSAEIKAETDICCTSANAVKVIESLDAEEIIWVPDKNLGQYVQDQTGKKLIIWEGYCNTHDMLTVKDVMEMRAKYPEAEFVVHPECRPEVVAMGDYVGSTTSILEYCRKSDRRQFIVGTEDGTGYQLRLDSPDKEFHFATKFLVCPNMKVNNLKKLVKCLETMKPQIYVPPAVADKARTSLERMLQVR
- the ftsH gene encoding ATP-dependent zinc metalloprotease FtsH; its protein translation is MNRFIRNSGFYLILFLVVVGIVQFVSNGNESADLPRYDELRQEISKNNVKSMTVQFEGNAFLVTGEYKELPPEAKSKNFSTYVPPTDRALDELVAASDQNGIELSQKKMEGDSIWLTFLSSMIPLVIMFILFFFLFNNAQGGGGKVMNFGKSKARLYNEEKKKISFEDVAGADEEKQELVEVVEFLKDPRKFAAVGARIPKGVLLVGPPGTGKTLLARAVAGEAGVPFFSISGSDFVEMFVGVGASRVRDLFENAKKNAPCIIFIDEIDAVGRQRGAGLGGGHDEREQTLNQLLVEMDGFGGNEGIIIVAATNRADILDPALLRPGRFDRQITVDRPDVKGREAVLKVHSRNKPLTKDVRLDVIAKRTTGFTGADLENLLNEAALLAARRNRKDITMREVDEAIDRVIVGTEKRSRVISDREKRIVAYHEAGHTIAGYFLEHADVVHKVTIIPRGRAGGYVIMLPKEDRMIVTKQELLDKVTGLLGGRVAEELFIGEIGTGAYSDFQQATRIVRAMIMEYGMSDKLGPLQFGATQGQVFLGRDIGHEQNYSDSIAYEIDQEMQNLIRSSYERARELLTKHSKEMHLIANTLIEKETLELDQITELIEQGYLSEDGKPEEGDAVTNEAGEPIIDSIGDVRVRIQGKNDEESPLDLSKDIPNKPDPEEGNGPDDGNKGGGSLV